The DNA sequence TAGTGGTTATGGACATGGATGGACGCATCTATGTACGAGCCTGGCAGGGTGGTGTTTTATCAGGAGGCTTTGAAAAGAACCCGAAACCCATCTTCACTGAGGGACGCAATCAACTAGAAATCCAGAACATGCAGGAGGACTGGGACCATTTTGGTGAGTCTAGCTTATCAACGCATTCACTGCACATTTATCTTTGACATGAAACTTTtcacttttgtttatttgaatagAGAGGGAACAAATTTCTAACAACATTGTTTGCAGAAGATGAGAAGAAAGGTGTAATTGTTTCTAACAGCAGTTAAGTCTAATAGATATTGTAGTGATACAGTAATTATGGTATAGCATTATATTTTCACATTCTATATAATCAGTAAAAAATCTTACCTTATGATGGTCCTAATCACTATATTTTTCTGTGGTAGAATCCTGCATATTGGATTTGTCTAGGGTTCTTGGAAACAAACACATAATGATAAAGATTTACTGCCTCCATTTCAGTCATATTTTATCTCCATGACAGGTGTATTTTGACATTTGTGTAAAGGTATTAAGGATGACTGTAAATATTCTGAGCTGCCAGGAAGTATATATGTTGCCACCCACTGTTTAATCTGTTTACCACTTCAGATTTAGTTTTGTCTAAGAAAACTAAAATCACATTCCAAAGTTGGAAGCAGTGGGGGGCAAGGACAAAAAACAAATTTGCAAATATATATCATCTGAAAATAACTTTTATCTTTATCAGTTTGTGCTTCTCTTTTTCCTGTGTACTTCAGAGCCCATGTTGAATGCCCTGCTGAGGAGAATGCCGAGCTTGGACGCATGTGAGATCCACCAGCTGGTGAACTGTCCTGAGTCCTTCACCCCAGACATGCGCTGTCTAATGGGGGAGACTCCTGGTGTGCATGGTTACTTTGTCCTGGCCGGCATGAACTCCTCTGGCTTGTCCTTCGCAGGTGGAGCTGGCAAGTAAGAAGAAGATATTCTAATTTAATATTTCTTGTATTTCATCTTTTGCttgatttgtttggttattcttgttgttttttttacactaacattcttaaatatttattaaaatcagGTACTTGGCTGAATGGATGACCTATGGTTATCCAAGTGCCAATGTATGGCCATTAGACATCAAGCGCTTTGGCAATCTTCAAAGCAGCCGCACATTTCTGCGCCATCGTGTAATGGAGGTCATGCGTAAGTATCAAAAATATTCTGGTTTAGCATATACAATTCTTGAATGAATTgctcatttattattaattaataatttgttatttgttaCAGTTCTTAGTTCACAATACAGTTGACATTTAGTCACACTCAGATTTGCTGAACCTGGCTCAGTGGATTTTAGTTCCTTTCTTTTTCCATTCCCTTCTCTGGTTGCTTTAGCTCTGCTGTATGAACTGAAAGTCCCAAGGTGGGACTTCCAGACAGGCAGGCAGCTGCGCACCAGCCCCCTGTATGACAGATTAGACACCCAGGGGGCACGCTGGATGGAGAAACATGGCTTTGAGCGTGCCAAATATTTTGTCCCAGCTGGGAAGGGTGAGaaactattttatttaagtcatcattttttaaataattcaaatagtagtatattaataaaaaaaatttttcaTTCATGGTACTACCTAGTTTAGGTACTGACCTAACATACTGTCAAGCAAATAAAGGacaaacaaaaagagaaaagtCCTCTGAGATGTTTTTAGTCTTTGCATTTGTCTTCAACCTGTTTCTCTGTAAACCTTGCAGATTTACTGGCCTTGGACCAAAGTAAAACCTTCTACAAGCCGGACTGGTTTGATATTGTAGGAGCTGAGGTAAAGTGCTGTAAAGAGGCCGTGTGCGTCATTGACATGTCTTCTTTCACCAAGTTTGAACTTACAGTGAGTAACTAGAGTGTTgtattattcattgtctgtaaccacttatccagttcagggtcgtggtgggtccagagcctacctggaatcattgggcgcaaggcaggaatacaccctggagggggcgccagtccttcacagggcaacacagacacacacacagacacacacacacacacacacattcactcacggacacatttgagtcaccaatccacctatcaacgtttgtttttggactgtgggaggaaacccacgcggacacggagagaacacaccaactcctcacagatagtcacccggagcgtgaattgaacccacaacctccaggtccctggagctgtgtgactgcgacacctacctgctgcgccaccgtgccgccccgaatTGCATTTCAATGAAACGTTTATTTTTTTGGAGTGCCTTATGATGTAAAGCAATACAGTTGTGTACTGATTACATTTTGAGGTTACTGTATTAAACTTTGACACTAATTGAGCATGTAATTTTTAAACTGCAAATCCTAgtattgtttttcagtaaagagGTCAAGCAACATGAACGGGTTATAAGGGTTTTGCTTTTAATTATGTTAGTTTGCAAAAGCAATGACGTGTGTGGATTGCATTTCAGTGTCCTATTGTAGTTATTGCTTTTCAATTTGGCACCAATTCCTCTTCATAATTAGTGGATGTGCTGCAAATAATGCATTAATTATTGCAACAACAAAATAGTTTGCAACAATTTATCTCCATAATGTGCAGCTGTTGTGGTGAAATTACAGTGCATTTAGAATCTCAACTAAGCttgtaaatatgttttgaaATACTTGACTCCTTGCCTATTACTTCATTCCTTATCTACCTTTATTTCCTTGTTAGTCAAGTGGGGACCAAGCCCTAGAGTTGCTCCAGCAGCTGTGTGCCAATGATCTGGATGTTCCTGTGGGTCACATTGTCCACACAGGAATGCTTAATGAGAAAGGTGGCTATGAGAATGACTGTAGCGTTGTGCGCCTTAGTAAAAACAGGTTGGTGTAGggatttatttttctgtctctttaaatgtgcattttatatgtaaattactTATGAACTTTTTTGTCAGCATTAAACATTTTCAGTTAATGTGGGTAAGCAGTGTATTAATTGAAGTGCTGTAATTAATATGCATAATGTTTGTGTAAACCCCTAGTTTCTTCATCATCTCGCCTACGGATCAGCAAGTGCATTGCTGGTCTTGGATAAAGAGGCACATGCCCAGTGATCCCCAGCTTCACCTGGAGGATGTCAGCTGGAAATACActggtgagtgaatgagagaaatAATGAGTGTTAGAGTaagaaagtgaatgtgtgactgtgtcagTTTCTACaaaggaaaatattttattagcaCAGTCCATTGTAGGCGAATATAGGACgcttatttttgtaatttattattgACATGATTATTATTGTTGACATGATTattatgtaatttattattGACATATTATTGACATTGGCTTCCTGCAGTAAGAACTATGCATTTTCTTCTCTTTGAAATGTCACCCCTTGCAGCTCTGAATCTTATTGGACCTCGGGCAATGGATGTGCTGTCTGAACTCTCTTATGTGTCTATGACTCCAGAACACTTCCCTTCCCTGTTTTGTAAGGTGAGTGGTAGGCAGAGGCATTGGCAAGATTATTTAGTCAACTTCTGTATGAAATACATGCTTCTGCACTCGTTCCTCATTTACATGTGAATTGAAATGGAAATGCCCCTTTTAATATAGATATAATTTACATGATGCATGCCCTAATCCATGCTAATGGTTTTGTAATGAGCCAATAAAtggaaaattatttttcacaaatgtGAAATTTGTTCCACCTTACTGGCCAGAGCTTAAAAGTGTATTGTAATGTAATACGTTTTGACATAAAGATACTGTATAACAACAACTGACTTTGTACAAAAAGAGAGTGCAAATTTACATGTATTAATTTGTGTATATAAAACTTGATTATTGGCCAATTACTTGTAACATAATACTAAATTtgtatattgtatttatatattttattgttttgaatCAAGGACTAATAACACATgctataaataattatattgtttTCTGATGGAAATGTTATGTTTCTGAAAGCATTTTGTGATAACTGCAGGAAATGAGTGTGGGCTATGCCAATGGAATTAGGGTAATGAGTATGACTCATACTGGAGAGCCAGGCTTCATGCTGTACATCCCTATAGAGGTGAGTAACAAAAGCACATGCTGCAGTACCACATCctattaaaattgtatttaatatattcTCTCTCAAATTCTTTTCCCCAGTATGCGTTGCATGTGTATAATGAGGTGATGTCAGTGGGTCAGAAATATGGCATTCGTAATGCAGGCTACTATGCCCTGCGTAGCCTCCGCATTGAGAAGTTTTTTGCCTTCTGGGGACAGGACCTGGATTCCTTCACTACACCCCTGGAATGTGGCCGTGAATTCCGTGTCAAATTTGATAAGGTCAGtaatagtctgtaattgtactctttttatttgtttaagcaGAATTGGAGAATTAGGTAGATTTGCTAACCTTGATACTGAACATTAACTTTTCtacttttttaatgtatataattattatctgtgtttctgtttcaaGTTCCATAGTGTGCTGTTTGGGACGTATTTTCACTCTCtaacattaatgttaattaaatgctgttacacatcattataaatgcagtagtttactgccttatctacaggaatcagcttatagctatctaatattttgagaatggggtgggctttgactcagGAAATATGTCCCCCTCAGTATCAAACTCACTTCTACGCCCTGGTacctgcctttgctcatttttggAAAGATttaaaagtgagaaactgaagcacagtttaattagtggccaatgttttgtatttttgaatgCTTGAATAGTGATGTAAATGTTGTATGTGGTGTTATAATGctaagctactgatttagagatagaAGTTAATGTTActtcaataaattagaaaattgtaaatTTCCATGTTCATTACCATTTATGGTACAGGTGGGGCACGGAAATTCCCCTTCGTTtgaggtggggaatgatagaaaaatttgagaaccactgagctaagcaaagaaaaataaaattgccCTCTTAAATTTTCGTTGAAATATAAATTTAGCAAACTTAATTTACTTACAGTAGAACTTGGATTGTGATAtacctcttttctttctctctcagcatACAGATTTCTTAGGGAGGGAGGCTCTGCTGAAACAGCGTCAGGAGGGTGTTACACGGCGCTTCATCATGCTGGTGCTGGAAGACCATGACACAGAGTTGGACCTGTGGCCGTGGTGGGGGGAGCCTATCTACCGCAATGGAGAGTTAGTGGGTGTGACTACCAGCAGCGCCTACAGTTACACACTCGAGCGCCATGTGGTGCCTGGGTTTTGTCAGCCCCCACGCCTAGATGGCAACCCCACTGTGGTCACCCCTGAATTTATCAACCGTGGTGATTATGAAGTAGACATTGCTGGCCAGAAGTATCCAGCCAAAGCCAAACTTTATCCTTTCAGCTCACTTTTGCCCAGCAAAGACGGCGTAAGGATGATATGGAGCTGAGCAACTTTCAGGGCAAGTAAATAGCTGACCCAGTGCAAGGGTCCAGATTAATGAAAGGGATTAATAGTATGGCTGTTAATACATACACCTCCAGTTTTCCTCCTTTCTTACTGCACTCCCTGTGCCAACACATTTCTCCTGTTGCACATTCaattctgttttattatttcttgCTTAGCTCAGAAGTGCAATATCTGTTACACACCAAATGATCTGCCAAGATCCTTGCTGCTATATCTAGATAGTCTGTTTAATACTATTTGGCTatagttgttttttgttttacttgcTATAACTCACTCACATGTTTTGGTACTTTTTAgtttctgtgattgtggggTAGACtacttttttttctgcctgCTCTTTTGTTGATTTAATGCACAAATAGATATGGGGCAGGCATCTTGCATCTTACAGTGTATGAGGCAAAATTAGCTTGATCCTGAGTTTGTGAGGTTCCAGTTTCTTTGTCTGACTGCAATTTAAATTACACTAGGTTTTGGAGGAAGAATGATAAATTTTGCCAGTCAGATTATTTTTCTGACTGAATTGGGCCCTGAAAATGTAAGCACTGTCTGTAGTTGTTTGTATGTTGACTAATGGGATAATGCTTGGTGGTATCTAAGGCTTTTCTGTGGTTTTACAGGATGAGAAAAAGGGAGAAACAGGGTAAGAATAGACAAGTCTCTGTTAAATGTAGTAGTAAAACTGTGCATATTTGTAAagctttcatatatatattttttggtccCATGCATCTTCATAGTGTAGATATTTATCCAAGAACCAAGCCATTGTGGGTATATTTCAAATAAAGGGATGTATTTTTATATGGACATAGTGTataaaaatcttttttgttATGTAAAATTTGTAAAGGTCTTTTAAGGTACATCCCTTCAGATGTGTGTCCACAAGAATAATCAGCTTTAATTGTTGTTGATGTAGTTGTAGGCCTGTATAAAAAGCACATTTCAGAGGAACTGTTTATGTCTggatggcggcacggtggcgcagcaggtagtgttgcagtcacactgctctagggacctggaggttgtgggttcaaatcccactgtgaggagtttggtgtgttgtccacaTGTGTTTCCACCAGGTGCACAagtatcctcccacagtccacaaacacatgttgataggtggattggcgactcaaaagtgtctgtaggtgtgtgtgtgtgtgtcgccctgtgaaggactggcacccagtaattctaggtaggctccggacccaccacgaccctgaactggataagcggttagagacaatgagtgagtgtttatgtcTGTAAGAAAAGCACTTTCCTGCtgatgtttttgaactttgAAATTGAGATGTACTAACATTGGTGATTCAAAATAGATTTATTCGCCTATTTCGCTACTCAGTCACTTTCAGTGATTCTGTCAGAAAccagcagtgtgtgtctgtctttgtctggaagcagaggaggtgtgtgtgtgtgtgtatatattgtgtttctacaaatcaatttttttgtctaaacaaattagttttttttttgtacaggaAAATGCACTTCAGTATCATTTGAATAAGGCACCTTAGTTCTCACTTACTCTGGACAGAAACACTCTTATGAAGTCATTGTAATTTATCAAGAGGTTTTTATATTGAATGATGTGTTTACTGTTCTAGTGAAGGTCACTATGCTGAGGTTATTCTAATAAAGCCCTATCTTGGCCTAATATGGAAATTGTGCAGTGCAAGTCAATTGAAGATTTGCCTTTATTCAGTgatctttttgtgtgtgtttgagagagagagagagagagagagagagagagagagagagagagagagagagagagagagagagagagagagagagagagagagagagagagagagagagagagagagagagagagagagagagagagagagagagagagagagagagagagagagagagagagagagagagagagagagagagagagagagagagagagagagagagagagagagagagagagagagagagagagagagagagagagagagagatatattgTTTGCATATCAGCAAGAGTGTGTTGCACTACTTGCTCTCTGAAATGGATATGTTGGATCGACAACGTTGTTATAAATTGCTTGGGTTTTATTGtgaaacacagtgtaaatatgtgcatgatgatttttttttcccattataAACTACTTGGTGCAAATgaactgaatgaataaaatgatacAGTCCCTAGATTGTTCTGAGAGCACAGGAAACTGTATCTAATTTTGAAATCTGAAATGGAGGCATTGCAGTACCACGTAGTAACTCTGCCACCCCTTTGCACAACTCAGCATAGTCTTGTATGCCTTAGGTGTAAATCAGTGAATCACTGCAGACCGAGTAGGGTTTTAGAActtaattacattattacattacacCTTGACTGGAATTCGTTACATTAGTTGATTTCAATAAGGCAGAACCTGAGAGGaacaattcattttttttctttacaggGTGTGAATGAGAGTTGTATCAATATTTACCTCCTCATCCACTGGAGTTCATACAGAGACTTTGCAATGTTTACCTTAAAGATGTTCTGCCTATGTGCCTTTCATTTTGAGAACTTCACATGGTCAGCAGTGTAAATATATACTGAGTAAGTGTAGGTAAGATTCTAAAATGCTTTACCTCCAGTGATTAAGTGATTAGATTTGGCACTATATTTAAAAGGAGACTCTGGATCGGCCAAAAACATATCTAACCCGTTGTTTTCCCCCCAGTTTCTTTAATGTCTTTAATTGGCTTCCAGTTCTTATATTTGATGAATGATTAAACATTGTTGGGAGAATGTGTGCTGCACCCataagagagaaaaatgtatttgatcTGCAGGCTCTATGCCGACAGATTGAAGGTTATTTCTACTTGTGcacttctggaaaaaaaaataatttgagaaTAAAATCTGTTGTCAACAGTGCACTTGGAGTATCAAATATGTTGTGTTGTTTACTCCTGTACTCCATTTGTTTCTTCCTGCTGTAGTTAATCAATCGAGTgtaaacattttacattgtttCTCATAAAATTGAGTCTAGAGTCTGTTAGTAcagctctttttttcttttgcccgACTGGTCTTTATGTATTTATAATCTGTTGTACAGATATTGTTGTATCTATATTATTGataattataaaacaaaattcaTCACGCCTCTGggtttttctttctgttgtttatCCAGTATTGTACAGTATTTAGTGATTAGGACACTACTTTGGGTGCTCCATTAGGGGGCAGTATTGCTCCTCAGGGCC is a window from the Hoplias malabaricus isolate fHopMal1 chromosome 11, fHopMal1.hap1, whole genome shotgun sequence genome containing:
- the LOC136709965 gene encoding LOW QUALITY PROTEIN: pyruvate dehydrogenase phosphatase regulatory subunit, mitochondrial-like (The sequence of the model RefSeq protein was modified relative to this genomic sequence to represent the inferred CDS: deleted 2 bases in 1 codon): MHTCVWSSRALSPALLPRFFSDTKWCGSRLDHQGLWGSIRFLSTAHDSHPTPLPSQARVVICGGGIVGTSVAYHLAKLGWTEVVLLEQGRLGAGTTRLCAGIVSVAKPISIESQMADYSNALYERLEEETGVKTAFVRTGSLCLAQNQDRFLSLKRLASRLKVLGIACDVIKPKDIAKIHPLVNIHDLVGALHLPGDAVVSSPDVNHALAVAAVGHGVQIHERTSVNHVLVEKGHVTGVETDRGNIECEYFVNCAGQWAYELGQSSEVKVSVPLHGCEHFYLLTKSLQEPMLPKTPVVMDMDGRIYVRAWQGGVLSGGFEKNPKPIFTEGRNQLEIQNMQEDWDHFEPMLNALLRRMPSLDACEIHQLVNCPESFTPDMRCLMGETPGVHGYFVLAGMNSSGLSFAGGAGKYLAEWMTYGYPSANVWPLDIKRFGNLQSSRTFLRHRVMEVMPLLYELKVPRWDFQTGRQLRTSPLYDRLDTQGARWMEKHGFERAKYFVPAGKDLLALDQSKTFYKPDWFDIVGAEVKCCKEAVCVIDMSSFTKFELTSSGDQALELLQQLCANDLDVPVGHIVHTGMLNEKGGYENDCSVVRLSKNSFFIISPTDQQVHCWSWIKRHMPSDPQLHLEDVSWKYTALNLIGPRAMDVLSELSYVSMTPEHFPSLFCKEMSVGYANGIRVMSMTHTGEPGFMLYIPIEYALHVYNEVMSVGQKYGIRNAGYYALRSLRIEKFFAFWGQDLDSFTTPLECGREFRVKFDKHTDFLGREALLKQRQEGVTRRFIMLVLEDHDTELDLWPWWGEPIYRNGELVGVTTSSAYSYTLERHVVPGFCQPPRLDGNPTVVTPEFINRGDYEVDIAGQKYPAKAKLYPFSSLLQQRRRKDDMELSNFQGK